The Flavobacterium johnsoniae UW101 genomic interval AACAAGCTGGCCATAATGTTACTATAATCGAATCAAACACCCGAGTGGGCGGCAGAATCAAGACTTTTAGGAACTCTAAAGACAAAAAATATTTTGAAGATGATAGTGTCTATGGTGAAGCTGGTGCAATGCGCATCCCAACCATACATCAAATGGTGCTCAAATACATCGATAAACTCGGACTCAAAACGGAGCCATTTTATTATCTGTCTGTTGACAAAAAACAAGCAATCGCACATCAAGCAGACCCTTCTAAACCTGAGCCTGAGGTGACCAGAAATTCCCTTTTTTATGTTAACCGCAAACGTGTTGTTCAAAATGAATATATTCCAAAAGATACAACTAAGGTCGTTGATGTAAACAAACTGCTGGACTTTCATTTGAGCAGCAGTGAAAACATGCGTGCCGACCAGTTAATGGCTAATCTTATTAATCCTCTTAAAGCTTTTATTGCAGAAGATCCTGAGAAAAACTGGCCTTTGCTTATTGAGCGTTACGGAGAATATTCGATGCGTCGTTTTTTAAAGGAAAATTCGATGTATTCAGAGAACGCCATCGAGATGATTGGGGTTATGCAGAATCTGGAGTCCAGAATGGCTTATGACTTTATCCAGAGTTTTATTGAACAGAATATCATCAAAGATTCTACTCGCTTTTTGGAAATTGTCGGAGGAAGCGATCTGCTGCCAAATGCACTCTTCAAAGCTCACAGTCTGGAAGAAAACACCTATTTTGACTGCAGGATGACTAAAATGATGCTCGTTAACGATAAGGTGAAGGTTGAGGTGGATATTGAGGTGCAGCGTGACTTTCAATTTTATGAAGATGCAGGATTCAAAGCCTTAAAAACACCTGTTAGTGACCTGGAATTTGATGAAATAATTGTCACAATACCGTTTTCAGCTTTAAGACATGTGTATGTAACACCACAGTTCAAGCAGCTTAAAAGAAAAGCGATCCGCGAACTGCATTATGATTCTGCAACTAAAATACTGCTGGAATTTCGCGAGAAA includes:
- a CDS encoding flavin monoamine oxidase family protein, encoding MENYLHGLLDEDNDIIIQQYLKYIDQGIPPTDKPKDVLIIGAGMAGMVAAGMLKQAGHNVTIIESNTRVGGRIKTFRNSKDKKYFEDDSVYGEAGAMRIPTIHQMVLKYIDKLGLKTEPFYYLSVDKKQAIAHQADPSKPEPEVTRNSLFYVNRKRVVQNEYIPKDTTKVVDVNKLLDFHLSSSENMRADQLMANLINPLKAFIAEDPEKNWPLLIERYGEYSMRRFLKENSMYSENAIEMIGVMQNLESRMAYDFIQSFIEQNIIKDSTRFLEIVGGSDLLPNALFKAHSLEENTYFDCRMTKMMLVNDKVKVEVDIEVQRDFQFYEDAGFKALKTPVSDLEFDEIIVTIPFSALRHVYVTPQFKQLKRKAIRELHYDSATKILLEFREKWWQEEPYNIVGGGTITDFSNRFTYYPSNDLGSNGHGVVLASYCWSDEASRWDSMDDDDRYFYALKNLAIMHSDDKKEQQRIIDLAVISSSIKERKYKNGKLIGGATQSWMRDPYAYGEAAIFNPGQLHLLQRHIISTEWNGKAHFAGEHTSLKHAWIEGAIESGIRTALEVNENTGNLNNPI